One Microbacterium sp. W4I20 DNA window includes the following coding sequences:
- a CDS encoding iron chelate uptake ABC transporter family permease subunit has protein sequence MNVSSRTELRRARRTLDRRGRWAMGILVVAVLASFLASLSIGDTVISPVRVVQALFETEGGVRMVVIDWRMPRALAAVFFGAALALSGTVFQTITRNPLGSPDVIGLTTGAYTGALIVLTTGGSSGVVVAIAAVLGGFATAALVAALVAGRGALGYRIVIVGIGVSAVLAAFNAWMLLRARLEVAISAAIWGAGSLNGVGWAQALLPIVVVSALIVVLVLARRGLWLIELGDDIGTSLGGRMNLTKAGLVAIAVGLCGVVTAAIGPIAFVALAAPHLARLVVKNGPAHLVATALTGAVLLSLADILGQNGIPGHALPVGVVTLVLGGVYLIFLVVRSAPQRF, from the coding sequence GTGAACGTCTCGTCGCGCACCGAGCTGCGCCGCGCGAGGCGCACCCTCGATCGGCGCGGGCGCTGGGCGATGGGCATCCTCGTCGTCGCGGTCCTGGCGTCGTTCCTCGCCAGCCTGTCGATCGGCGACACCGTGATCTCACCGGTGCGCGTGGTGCAGGCGCTGTTCGAGACCGAGGGCGGTGTGCGCATGGTCGTCATCGATTGGCGGATGCCGAGGGCGCTCGCTGCGGTGTTCTTCGGGGCGGCTCTCGCGCTCTCGGGAACCGTCTTCCAGACGATCACCCGGAACCCGCTCGGCAGCCCCGATGTGATCGGCCTCACCACCGGCGCGTACACCGGCGCGCTGATCGTGTTGACGACCGGCGGCTCGTCGGGGGTCGTGGTCGCGATCGCCGCTGTGCTCGGCGGGTTCGCGACGGCCGCACTGGTCGCGGCGCTGGTCGCCGGTCGCGGAGCGCTCGGGTACCGCATCGTGATCGTCGGCATCGGGGTGAGCGCGGTCCTCGCGGCCTTCAACGCCTGGATGCTGCTGCGAGCGCGCCTGGAGGTGGCGATCTCCGCCGCGATCTGGGGCGCCGGATCGCTGAACGGCGTGGGATGGGCGCAGGCCCTCCTGCCGATCGTGGTCGTCTCCGCGCTGATCGTCGTCCTGGTGCTCGCGCGCCGCGGCCTGTGGCTCATCGAGCTCGGCGACGACATCGGCACGAGCCTCGGCGGACGCATGAACCTCACCAAGGCGGGACTCGTCGCGATCGCCGTGGGCCTCTGCGGCGTGGTCACGGCCGCGATCGGTCCCATCGCCTTCGTCGCCCTCGCCGCACCGCACCTCGCGCGACTCGTCGTCAAGAACGGTCCGGCGCACCTCGTCGCGACCGCGCTGACGGGAGCTGTCCTGCTGTCCCTCGCCGACATCCTCGGCCAGAACGGCATCCCGGGGCACGCGCTTCCCGTCGGCGTCGTGACGCTCGTCCTCGGCGGGGTGTACCTGATCTTCCTGGTCGTGCGTTCGGCGCCGCAGCGGTTCTAG
- a CDS encoding single-stranded DNA-binding protein, whose protein sequence is MAGETVITVVGNLTADPELRYTQNGLPVANFTIASTPRNFDRAANEWKDGDALFLRASVWREFAEHVAGSLTKGMRVMAQGRLRQRSYQDREGNQRTAIELEVDEIGPSLRYATAQVTRAASTGGAGGGQGGGGGGQSRPAQQQVSEEPWSTPGSSTSADAWSTPGSFGDDTPF, encoded by the coding sequence ATGGCCGGCGAAACCGTCATCACCGTTGTGGGCAACCTCACGGCCGACCCCGAGCTGCGCTACACGCAGAACGGGCTGCCGGTGGCGAACTTCACCATCGCATCGACGCCTCGGAACTTCGACCGCGCCGCGAATGAGTGGAAGGACGGCGACGCGCTGTTCCTCCGTGCATCCGTGTGGCGCGAGTTCGCCGAGCACGTGGCGGGTTCACTGACGAAGGGCATGCGCGTCATGGCGCAGGGCCGTCTGCGTCAGCGCTCCTACCAGGACCGCGAGGGCAACCAGCGCACCGCGATCGAGCTGGAGGTCGACGAGATCGGCCCCTCGCTCCGGTACGCGACCGCGCAGGTCACCCGTGCGGCGTCGACCGGCGGTGCCGGTGGCGGCCAGGGCGGTGGCGGTGGCGGACAGTCCCGTCCCGCACAGCAGCAGGTGTCGGAAGAGCCGTGGTCCACGCCCGGTTCCTCGACCAGCGCCGATGCCTGGAGCACTCCGGGCAGCTTCGGCGACGACACCCCCTTCTAA
- the rpsR gene encoding 30S ribosomal protein S18: MAGKSSGDRRKPRKGGKPTAPAKSIRVGVIDYKDVATLRKFVSERGKIRARRITGVSVQEQRLIATAIKNAREMALLPYAGAGR; encoded by the coding sequence ATGGCTGGAAAGTCGAGCGGCGACCGCCGCAAGCCGCGGAAGGGTGGCAAGCCCACCGCTCCCGCGAAGTCCATCCGGGTCGGTGTCATCGATTACAAGGATGTCGCCACCCTCCGCAAGTTCGTCTCGGAGCGCGGCAAGATCCGCGCCCGTCGTATCACCGGTGTCTCGGTGCAGGAGCAGCGTCTGATCGCCACGGCGATCAAGAACGCGCGCGAAATGGCGCTCCTGCCCTACGCTGGCGCCGGCCGGTAA
- the rplI gene encoding 50S ribosomal protein L9 — translation MAKLILTNEVAGLGSAGDVVEVKNGYARNFLIPQGFATAWTRGGEKQVASIQAARQARAIHDRDDAVALKNALEGTKVRLAVKAGAAGRLFGSVKTDHVADAVAAAGLGSIDKRKVQITSPIKSTGDHEATVRLHDDVTAVITLQVVAAK, via the coding sequence ATGGCAAAGCTGATTCTCACGAACGAGGTCGCCGGACTGGGTAGTGCCGGTGACGTCGTCGAGGTCAAGAACGGGTACGCCCGCAACTTCCTCATCCCGCAGGGTTTCGCCACGGCGTGGACCCGCGGTGGCGAAAAGCAGGTCGCTTCGATCCAGGCCGCGCGTCAGGCACGCGCGATCCACGATCGTGACGACGCTGTCGCACTGAAGAACGCGCTCGAGGGCACGAAGGTCCGTCTCGCCGTCAAGGCAGGCGCCGCCGGTCGTCTCTTCGGTTCGGTCAAGACCGACCACGTCGCGGATGCTGTCGCAGCCGCCGGGCTCGGCTCGATCGACAAGCGCAAGGTGCAGATCACCTCGCCGATCAAGTCGACCGGTGACCACGAGGCCACCGTTCGTCTGCACGACGACGTGACCGCGGTCATCACGCTGCAGGTCGTCGCGGCCAAGTAG